From the Accumulibacter sp. genome, one window contains:
- a CDS encoding DUF1631 family protein, which translates to MPPHEPPTSRPGERQLALTRASREILQRRLGDVVRICAANSPAAAEAFEREIGDAHDELLSNHSDHDFGQASELTASRLTLMGDDDLELDIRIRNLGSRLREAGGRALSRCQSRYRTLLGWAASNDGDEPLGPEVICLGLWALSREAARSLDEALTLLDRIEQRLLQQLPLVYGEIDDFLASQGVEAAPTERRPKADTGTVTAPSPRSPAGHGQASSSALQDLVRQQTAGTPTASAAPLAGDDRLQAGSPTLDTAALVMLQHLLARLTALEARASTADGTATSAAGTAAPRSQDLDLPAGRPEAVIIDTMALIFEAMFESDELPDVIRALLGNLQIPVLKVALVDPALLANEMHPARLLLNRIGHAALGLPRDAPSGHPLCARLCRLATTARAALARQPIDLDSLLADLAALIDERERAIRASAEPYAQMVRAHESRRYASQLAATWLRTSLARTHAAEIAAFLETYWLRVMISAGADGGPNGKRWQQHSRTADDLIWSVLPKQGPEERKRLAGMASSLLKRIADGLDGIGISAAERTPFLDRLFELQTAALRNQPAAAPAGEGAAGTRPTSRFAEALKEAAGSGAQLLENDGRRVRYLGSASSERPPQAGATADFQVGEWLRFNLPDAAPLCGLSCWLDPAGATILLFNPDWIWAVAAHRSFFDRQIATGGARIVSRIGLFDAAAETALRRLGGG; encoded by the coding sequence ATGCCTCCTCACGAACCGCCAACCAGTCGCCCCGGCGAGCGGCAACTCGCTCTGACCCGCGCCAGCAGGGAGATTCTCCAGCGCCGGCTGGGTGATGTCGTCAGAATCTGCGCCGCAAATTCGCCGGCGGCCGCAGAGGCTTTCGAGCGAGAGATCGGCGACGCGCATGACGAGCTGTTGTCCAACCACTCGGACCACGACTTCGGGCAGGCCAGCGAGTTGACGGCTTCGCGCCTTACCCTGATGGGCGACGACGATCTCGAACTCGACATCCGCATCCGCAACCTCGGCAGCCGCCTGCGTGAGGCTGGCGGGCGCGCTCTGTCCCGCTGCCAGTCGCGCTACCGGACCCTGCTCGGCTGGGCGGCGAGCAACGACGGCGACGAACCACTGGGTCCGGAAGTCATCTGCCTCGGACTCTGGGCGCTGTCGCGCGAGGCCGCCCGCAGCCTCGACGAGGCGCTGACCCTGCTCGATCGGATCGAACAGCGGCTGCTGCAGCAACTTCCCCTGGTCTACGGCGAGATCGACGACTTCCTCGCCAGCCAGGGGGTCGAAGCCGCGCCGACCGAGCGGCGGCCGAAGGCGGACACGGGAACGGTGACGGCGCCATCGCCACGGAGCCCGGCCGGCCATGGCCAGGCGTCGAGTTCGGCACTGCAGGACTTGGTCCGGCAGCAGACCGCCGGCACGCCAACGGCCAGCGCAGCCCCGTTGGCCGGCGATGATAGACTGCAGGCCGGCAGTCCGACGCTCGACACGGCAGCGCTCGTCATGCTCCAGCACCTGCTCGCCCGCCTGACGGCACTCGAGGCGCGCGCCTCGACAGCAGACGGCACGGCGACCAGCGCTGCCGGCACTGCTGCGCCGCGATCACAGGATCTCGACCTGCCGGCGGGGCGACCGGAGGCGGTCATCATCGACACCATGGCGCTGATCTTCGAGGCCATGTTCGAGTCGGATGAGTTGCCGGATGTCATCCGCGCGTTGCTTGGCAACCTGCAGATTCCCGTGCTGAAAGTGGCGCTCGTCGATCCGGCGCTGCTCGCCAACGAGATGCACCCCGCCCGCCTGCTGCTCAACCGGATCGGCCATGCGGCGCTGGGCCTGCCGCGCGATGCGCCATCGGGGCACCCGCTGTGCGCGCGGCTGTGCCGGCTGGCAACAACGGCGCGGGCAGCGCTCGCACGGCAACCGATCGATCTCGACAGCCTGCTCGCCGATCTCGCAGCGCTGATCGACGAGCGCGAGCGGGCGATCCGGGCGTCTGCCGAACCGTACGCGCAGATGGTGCGCGCGCACGAGAGCAGACGATACGCCAGCCAACTGGCTGCGACCTGGCTGCGAACCAGCCTGGCACGGACACACGCAGCCGAGATCGCCGCCTTTCTCGAGACGTACTGGCTGCGCGTGATGATCTCTGCCGGCGCCGACGGGGGCCCAAACGGCAAGCGCTGGCAGCAACACAGCCGGACCGCCGACGATCTGATCTGGAGCGTGCTGCCGAAACAGGGCCCAGAGGAGCGCAAGCGGCTGGCCGGGATGGCTTCCTCACTGCTCAAACGAATCGCCGACGGCCTCGACGGAATCGGCATCAGCGCGGCCGAGCGCACGCCCTTCCTCGACCGGCTCTTCGAGCTGCAGACGGCAGCCCTGCGCAACCAGCCGGCTGCTGCCCCGGCAGGAGAGGGGGCAGCAGGCACGCGACCGACGAGCAGGTTCGCAGAGGCGCTCAAGGAGGCTGCTGGAAGCGGAGCGCAACTGCTCGAGAACGACGGAAGACGAGTACGCTACCTGGGCAGTGCGAGCAGCGAGCGTCCGCCGCAGGCAGGCGCCACGGCCGACTTCCAGGTCGGGGAATGGCTGCGCTTCAACCTGCCGGATGCCGCACCACTGTGTGGTCTGAGCTGCTGGCTGGACCCGGCCGGGGCGACGATCCTCCTGTTCAACCCGGACTGGATTTGGGCGGTGGCGGCGCATCGCTCCTTCTTCGACCGGCAGATTGCCACCGGTGGGGCACGCATCGTGTCACGCATCGGCCTCTTCGACGCCGCCGCAGAAACTGCCCTTCGCCGTCTGGGCGGGGGTTGA
- a CDS encoding aldo/keto reductase, which produces MQRRFLGNSDLQVSEICLGTMTFGQQNSAAEGHAQLDRALAAGINFIDTAEMYPVPPRAASCGRTEEIIGSWLRGQARDRLVIASKAAGPSRGLHWIRGGEHAFDYGSLRSAVEGSLRRLQIDHIDLYQLHWPARNQPMFGQWQFDPAKEHAATPILETIEALARLMCEGKIRHYGLSNEHPWGVMEFVRLARENGLPRPVSLQNAYNLLNRVYENGLAEVCHREGVSLLPYSPLAFGVLTGKYLRDPQAAGRINEFPGFGQRYGKAGVASAVGAYVELAARHGLTPTQLALAFVYSRWFVASTIIGATSVAQLDEDLAALALPVSPALLAEVDGIHMRHANPAP; this is translated from the coding sequence ATGCAACGGAGATTCCTTGGCAACAGCGACCTGCAGGTGTCGGAGATCTGTCTCGGCACGATGACCTTCGGACAACAGAACAGCGCAGCGGAAGGCCACGCACAGCTCGACCGGGCGCTGGCAGCCGGGATCAACTTCATCGACACCGCCGAGATGTATCCGGTGCCACCGCGCGCGGCAAGCTGCGGCCGCACCGAGGAGATCATCGGCAGCTGGCTGCGCGGGCAGGCGCGCGATCGCCTGGTGATTGCCAGCAAGGCTGCCGGACCGTCGCGCGGTCTCCACTGGATACGCGGCGGCGAACACGCATTCGACTACGGCAGCCTGCGCAGCGCGGTCGAGGGCTCGCTGCGGCGACTGCAGATCGACCACATCGACCTCTATCAACTGCACTGGCCGGCGCGCAATCAGCCGATGTTCGGCCAGTGGCAATTCGATCCGGCCAAGGAGCACGCGGCGACGCCGATCCTGGAAACGATCGAGGCTCTGGCGAGGCTGATGTGCGAGGGCAAGATCCGCCACTATGGCCTGTCGAACGAGCATCCCTGGGGCGTCATGGAATTCGTCCGCCTTGCCCGCGAGAACGGTCTGCCGCGACCGGTCTCGCTGCAGAATGCCTACAACCTGCTGAACCGGGTGTATGAGAACGGGCTCGCCGAGGTCTGCCACCGCGAGGGGGTCAGCCTGTTGCCCTACTCGCCGCTCGCCTTCGGCGTCCTGACCGGAAAGTACCTGCGCGATCCGCAGGCGGCAGGTCGCATCAACGAATTCCCGGGTTTCGGCCAGCGCTACGGCAAGGCGGGCGTCGCGTCGGCGGTGGGCGCCTACGTCGAACTGGCGGCCCGGCACGGGCTGACGCCGACGCAGCTGGCACTGGCCTTCGTCTACTCACGCTGGTTCGTCGCCAGCACGATCATCGGCGCCACCAGCGTCGCGCAACTCGACGAGGACCTGGCGGCGTTGGCTCTGCCCGTGTCGCCCGCGCTGTTGGCTGAGGTCGACGGGATCCACATGCGCCACGCCAATCCGGCTCCGTGA
- a CDS encoding extracellular solute-binding protein, with product MLLRKFLPTALALALAASIPGVTAAAPAEILLSHQLDEERAERVEKVIERFNGSQKDYQVKLVRRVQGEPATDLNLATREEQGHYVAAKAAFKPIQQIMSEAGIPFDGSGIAPELRVGLTDARGNLAALPLALATPILFINKGEFRKAGLDPEKPPRTWAEVQKAADKLFDAGSKCPYTTSWPAWVHIDNLSAWNGVEVADAKGTLVFNGLPQVKHTALLTTWAKARFFIYFGRRDEADRRFAEGECGMLTSSSSLFGALHESRKVDTGVSPLPYHDDIQGAPQQTLAGGASLWAAGGRKPADYKGIAQFVRFLMEPSLQVEFTAASGFLPMTAAARAAAGSKLLQADVAGLNIAYRQLQGPAALRPIRVSEIEKVRIIVEEELEAAWSGKTPAKEALDVAVQRGNLVMNKVPAAAAKAKAPARKK from the coding sequence ATGCTCTTGCGCAAATTCCTCCCGACGGCACTGGCTCTTGCCCTTGCCGCTTCCATTCCCGGCGTGACGGCGGCCGCGCCGGCCGAGATCCTGCTGTCGCACCAGCTCGACGAGGAGCGCGCCGAGCGCGTCGAGAAGGTGATCGAACGCTTCAACGGCAGCCAGAAGGATTACCAGGTCAAGCTGGTGCGCCGTGTGCAGGGCGAGCCGGCGACGGACCTCAACCTTGCCACGCGTGAGGAGCAGGGGCACTACGTTGCAGCCAAGGCAGCGTTCAAGCCGATCCAGCAGATCATGAGCGAAGCCGGAATTCCCTTCGACGGCAGCGGTATCGCGCCCGAACTGCGCGTCGGACTGACCGATGCAAGAGGCAACCTGGCAGCGCTGCCGCTCGCTCTCGCCACCCCGATCCTGTTCATCAACAAGGGAGAGTTCCGCAAGGCGGGGCTCGATCCGGAGAAGCCCCCGCGGACCTGGGCCGAAGTGCAGAAGGCGGCAGACAAACTGTTCGACGCCGGCAGCAAGTGCCCGTACACCACATCCTGGCCGGCATGGGTGCATATCGACAACCTCAGTGCCTGGAACGGTGTCGAGGTGGCGGATGCCAAGGGTACCCTGGTCTTCAACGGCCTGCCGCAGGTGAAGCACACGGCGCTGCTGACGACCTGGGCGAAAGCGCGCTTCTTCATCTATTTCGGCCGCCGCGACGAGGCGGACAGGCGCTTCGCCGAAGGCGAGTGCGGCATGCTGACCTCTTCATCGTCGCTTTTCGGTGCGTTGCACGAGAGCCGCAAGGTTGACACCGGAGTGTCGCCGCTGCCTTATCACGACGACATCCAGGGAGCACCGCAGCAGACGCTCGCCGGTGGGGCCTCGCTGTGGGCGGCTGGCGGCAGGAAGCCGGCCGACTACAAGGGAATCGCGCAGTTCGTCCGCTTCCTGATGGAACCCAGTCTGCAGGTCGAGTTCACCGCCGCATCGGGCTTCCTGCCGATGACCGCCGCCGCGCGCGCCGCCGCTGGCAGCAAGCTGTTGCAGGCCGATGTCGCTGGTCTCAACATCGCCTATCGCCAGTTGCAGGGCCCCGCGGCGCTGCGTCCGATCCGCGTTTCCGAGATCGAGAAGGTGCGCATCATCGTCGAGGAGGAACTCGAGGCAGCCTGGTCCGGCAAGACGCCGGCCAAGGAGGCGCTCGACGTCGCCGTGCAGCGGGGCAACCTGGTCATGAACAAAGTGCCTGCGGCAGCGGCAAAGGCAAAGGCGCCAGCCAGGAAGAAGTGA
- the ugpQ gene encoding glycerophosphodiester phosphodiesterase produces the protein MNTARFGWRLPRVFAHRCGGALAPENTLAGLRIAARLGITAVEFDVMLSADGSPWLVHDETLERTTTGVGRVCASSDAQLHELDAGIRRHPAFAGERVPTLAAAAAACRQLGLHANVEIKPAAGCEELTGSVVARQVQQLWAGTEQPLVSSFCEAALQAARAVVPTLTLGCLFERVPTDWRERLRRLGAATLHCDAGLVDDGVIAEARACDIPLLCYTVNDPVLASALFVRGVAAVFSDRIDLIGDDEVAGGCPTKHRSGGSRR, from the coding sequence GTGAACACGGCGCGGTTCGGCTGGCGCCTGCCGCGCGTGTTTGCGCACCGCTGCGGCGGTGCGCTGGCACCCGAGAACACCCTAGCCGGCCTGCGCATCGCCGCCCGTCTCGGCATCACGGCGGTCGAGTTCGACGTCATGCTGTCGGCCGACGGCTCGCCATGGCTGGTCCACGACGAGACCCTCGAGAGGACCACCACCGGTGTCGGCCGTGTCTGCGCCAGCAGCGATGCGCAACTGCACGAGCTCGACGCAGGCATTCGCCGTCACCCGGCTTTTGCCGGTGAAAGGGTGCCGACCCTGGCGGCGGCAGCGGCCGCCTGTCGTCAGCTCGGGCTGCATGCCAACGTCGAGATCAAGCCGGCGGCCGGCTGCGAGGAGCTGACCGGCAGCGTCGTCGCGCGGCAGGTGCAGCAGCTGTGGGCCGGTACCGAGCAGCCACTCGTCTCCTCCTTCTGCGAGGCCGCTCTGCAGGCAGCACGCGCGGTGGTTCCGACCCTGACGCTGGGCTGCCTCTTCGAGCGCGTCCCCACCGACTGGCGCGAACGCCTGCGCCGGCTCGGGGCCGCGACGCTGCACTGCGATGCCGGGCTGGTCGACGATGGGGTCATCGCCGAAGCGCGCGCCTGCGACATTCCACTTCTCTGCTACACGGTCAATGATCCGGTTCTGGCGTCGGCGCTGTTCGTGCGTGGCGTCGCTGCCGTGTTTAGCGATCGCATCGATCTCATTGGCGATGACGAGGTGGCAGGGGGGTGCCCGACAAAGCATCGCAGCGGCGGCAGCCGCCGGTAG
- a CDS encoding EAL and HDOD domain-containing protein, giving the protein MITEQALRKAFLFRQPIVSRQQELAGYQLLLRSAEPDTDERQQTLNTAALCAAYLELGMHSALGNTCAYLGITPDFLQQEAIELLPAAGVVLELLLDRPPDKAVQIRCRCLHERGYTLALADYRGIDDRSRPLLPMVDVIKIDAGTTDQRTLGNLAGSLRNLPIKLLAQGVDSRELMDRCRNLGFTLFQGRHFAQAEIVSGRRLSASQAALIRLINLVGRDVDVALIEDAFKHEPALTLNLLRIVNSVGHRGNRLSQPVTSLRHAINLFGRRHLQRWLSLLLLAPGSVASDPANSPLLQVAALRGRMMELLITGDPSGANGRLADLAFMTGILSMMPAALGLPIDEILAQIAVEDEVRTALCEHAGLLGSILALLECFDNDDASGCDALLGQLPGHLDRQALNTCLSVALRWLNGNGG; this is encoded by the coding sequence GTGATCACCGAGCAAGCCCTGCGGAAAGCCTTTCTCTTTCGCCAGCCGATCGTCAGCCGGCAGCAGGAACTCGCCGGTTACCAGCTGCTGCTGCGCAGTGCCGAACCCGACACCGACGAGCGTCAGCAGACGCTGAACACCGCCGCTCTCTGTGCTGCCTACCTCGAGCTGGGCATGCACAGCGCTCTCGGCAACACCTGCGCCTACCTCGGCATCACGCCGGACTTCCTGCAGCAGGAGGCGATCGAGCTGCTGCCGGCGGCCGGCGTCGTCCTTGAACTGCTGCTCGACCGCCCGCCGGACAAGGCGGTCCAGATCCGTTGCCGCTGCCTGCACGAACGCGGCTACACGCTGGCACTCGCCGACTACCGCGGCATCGATGATCGCAGCCGGCCGCTGCTGCCGATGGTCGATGTCATCAAGATCGACGCCGGCACGACGGACCAGCGCACGCTCGGCAACCTCGCCGGCTCGTTGCGCAACCTGCCGATCAAGCTGCTGGCGCAAGGGGTCGACAGCCGCGAGCTGATGGATCGTTGCCGCAACCTCGGCTTCACGCTCTTTCAGGGGCGCCATTTCGCGCAGGCCGAAATCGTCAGCGGCCGCCGCCTTTCAGCTTCGCAGGCGGCGCTGATCCGCCTGATCAACCTCGTCGGGCGCGATGTCGATGTGGCGCTGATCGAGGACGCGTTCAAGCACGAACCGGCGCTGACGCTCAATCTCCTGCGCATCGTCAACTCGGTCGGACACCGCGGCAACCGCCTGTCGCAGCCGGTGACCTCGCTGCGCCATGCGATCAACCTCTTCGGGCGGCGCCATCTGCAGCGCTGGCTGTCGCTGCTGCTGCTCGCGCCGGGCAGCGTTGCCAGCGACCCGGCAAACTCACCGCTGCTGCAGGTGGCTGCCCTGCGCGGACGCATGATGGAGCTGCTGATCACTGGCGACCCGTCGGGAGCGAACGGCAGGCTGGCCGACCTGGCTTTCATGACCGGCATCCTGTCGATGATGCCGGCAGCGCTAGGGCTGCCGATCGACGAGATCCTCGCGCAGATCGCCGTCGAGGACGAAGTGCGCACCGCGCTCTGTGAGCACGCCGGCCTCCTCGGGAGCATCCTCGCGCTGCTCGAGTGTTTCGACAACGACGACGCCAGTGGCTGCGACGCGCTGCTCGGCCAATTGCCGGGGCACCTGGATCGACAAGCGCTCAACACCTGCCTCAGCGTCGCACTGCGCTGGCTGAACGGCAACGGCGGGTAG
- a CDS encoding phosphomannomutase/phosphoglucomutase, with translation MNAPLPQEIFKAYDIRGIVGRTLTPAIVSRIGHGLGSLAVERGQRAIAVGRDGRLSGPQLAEALMAGIRMAGIDTIDVGCVPTPVVYFAAHELGCQSCVAVTGSHNPPDYNGLKMVVAGETLAGETIQGIRQRVDANRLQHGSGQSSSADVQPAYLARIGSDVRLARPMKIAIDCGNGVAGGIAPQLFRALGCELVELFCAVDGSFPNHHPDPSKPENLQDLIAALRDSGAEIGLAFDGDGDRLGVVTRDGEIIYPDRQLMLFAADVLRRCPGQAIIYDVKCSRRLAPWIREHGGEPLMWKTGHALVKAKLKESGSPLAGEMSGHIFFKERWFGFDDGLYAGARLLEIVSQAADASAVLRALPDSSSTPELNIGMGEGEPFVLIEQLQRHARFVGAREIITIDGLRVEYADGFGLARPSNTTPVVVLRFEADSAAALARIQADFRRVFNEARPDLHLPF, from the coding sequence ATGAACGCTCCCCTGCCGCAAGAGATCTTCAAGGCCTACGACATCCGCGGCATCGTCGGCCGCACGCTGACACCCGCCATCGTCAGCCGCATCGGCCATGGACTCGGTTCACTGGCGGTCGAACGCGGCCAGCGAGCGATCGCGGTCGGCCGTGACGGGCGCCTGTCGGGCCCGCAGCTGGCGGAGGCCTTGATGGCCGGCATCCGCATGGCCGGCATCGACACCATCGACGTCGGCTGCGTGCCGACACCGGTGGTCTACTTCGCGGCGCACGAACTCGGCTGCCAGAGTTGCGTCGCCGTCACCGGCAGCCACAACCCGCCCGACTACAACGGACTGAAGATGGTCGTCGCCGGCGAGACGCTGGCCGGCGAGACGATTCAGGGCATCCGGCAACGCGTCGACGCCAATCGCCTGCAGCACGGTTCCGGCCAGTCCAGCAGCGCCGACGTGCAGCCGGCGTACCTGGCGCGGATCGGCAGCGACGTCCGCCTGGCACGGCCGATGAAGATCGCCATCGACTGCGGCAACGGCGTCGCCGGTGGCATCGCGCCGCAGCTCTTCCGGGCCCTCGGTTGCGAACTCGTCGAACTGTTCTGCGCCGTCGACGGCAGCTTTCCGAACCACCATCCCGACCCGTCGAAGCCCGAAAACCTGCAGGATCTGATCGCGGCGCTGCGCGACAGCGGGGCCGAGATCGGCCTCGCCTTCGACGGTGACGGCGACCGTCTCGGCGTCGTCACCCGTGACGGCGAGATCATCTACCCGGACCGCCAGTTGATGCTCTTTGCCGCCGACGTCCTGCGCCGCTGTCCCGGGCAAGCGATCATCTACGACGTCAAGTGCAGCCGCCGGCTGGCGCCCTGGATCCGCGAGCACGGTGGCGAACCCTTGATGTGGAAGACCGGGCATGCGCTGGTCAAGGCCAAGCTGAAGGAGAGCGGATCGCCGCTGGCCGGCGAAATGAGTGGCCACATCTTCTTCAAGGAACGCTGGTTCGGCTTTGACGATGGTCTCTATGCCGGCGCCCGGCTGCTCGAGATCGTCTCGCAGGCAGCCGATGCCAGCGCCGTGCTGCGTGCCCTGCCCGACAGCAGCTCGACACCCGAACTCAACATCGGCATGGGCGAGGGTGAGCCCTTTGTGCTGATCGAGCAACTGCAGCGGCACGCCCGCTTCGTCGGCGCGCGCGAGATCATCACCATCGATGGCCTGCGCGTCGAGTATGCCGACGGTTTCGGCCTCGCCCGCCCGTCGAACACGACGCCGGTCGTCGTCCTGCGCTTCGAGGCCGACTCCGCCGCCGCGCTGGCGCGCATCCAGGCGGATTTCCGTCGCGTCTTCAACGAGGCCCGGCCCGACCTGCACCTGCCGTTCTGA
- a CDS encoding hydrolase, whose protein sequence is MQTLYPLLIRPDPIPYQRQRWETPDGDFIDLDWLVTAGGVTATEEARSLLVVFHGLEGSSNSHYVLALLAAAAAIGWAAVAVNFRGCSGESNRLPRAYHSGDSDEIDWILHRLRTTFPQQQHYAAGVSLGGNALLKWLGERGSAAGCCLQAAAAISAPVDLAACGHHLAHGVNRVYTRHFLHSLKRNAAAKLRRYPGLFDERRMRSARNLYEFDDVVTAPLHGFAGADDYWRRASSKPLLGGIRLPTLLLNAVNDPFLPPRALPAANEVAGSVRIDFPRQGGHVGFVTGNPPGQLVWLPQRVLHYFQHEV, encoded by the coding sequence TTGCAGACCCTCTATCCGCTGCTCATCCGCCCCGACCCGATACCCTACCAGCGGCAGCGCTGGGAGACCCCGGACGGCGACTTCATCGACCTCGACTGGCTGGTCACTGCGGGCGGCGTGACCGCGACGGAGGAGGCGCGATCGCTGCTGGTGGTCTTCCATGGTCTCGAAGGCAGTTCGAACAGTCACTACGTCCTGGCACTGCTGGCAGCTGCGGCGGCGATCGGCTGGGCCGCGGTAGCGGTCAACTTCCGCGGCTGTTCGGGTGAGAGCAATCGCCTGCCGCGCGCCTACCATTCGGGCGACAGCGACGAGATCGACTGGATCCTGCACCGTCTGCGGACCACTTTCCCGCAGCAGCAGCACTACGCGGCAGGCGTCTCGCTTGGCGGCAACGCGCTGCTCAAGTGGCTGGGCGAACGCGGGTCCGCTGCCGGCTGCTGCCTGCAGGCAGCGGCTGCGATCAGCGCACCGGTCGATCTCGCCGCCTGTGGTCATCATCTCGCGCATGGCGTCAATCGCGTCTACACCCGGCACTTCCTGCACAGCCTGAAGCGCAACGCGGCGGCCAAGCTGCGCCGCTACCCGGGGCTCTTCGACGAACGACGGATGCGCAGCGCCCGCAACCTGTACGAGTTCGACGATGTCGTCACGGCGCCGCTGCATGGTTTCGCCGGTGCCGACGACTACTGGCGACGGGCGTCGAGCAAGCCGTTGCTGGGCGGCATCCGGCTGCCGACACTGCTGCTCAACGCCGTCAACGATCCTTTCCTGCCGCCACGGGCGCTGCCTGCCGCCAACGAGGTCGCCGGCAGTGTCCGCATCGACTTCCCGCGCCAGGGCGGCCACGTCGGCTTCGTCACCGGCAATCCCCCGGGGCAGCTCGTCTGGCTGCCGCAACGAGTCCTGCACTATTTCCAGCATGAGGTTTGA
- a CDS encoding YybH family protein: MIVIFATPEDVEAAFYEAIARADLGALMSVWAEDEEIVCIHPTGQRLVGADAIRDSWRGIFANNPRLSVRLSRGVRWNGMLLSVHSVVEMLYIGDDRKPHGPMLATNVFQRGASGWRLLAHHSSTAAEREAAEGDGSGDRNTPRTLH, encoded by the coding sequence ATGATCGTCATCTTTGCCACCCCCGAGGATGTCGAGGCGGCCTTCTACGAGGCCATCGCCCGCGCCGACCTGGGTGCTCTGATGAGCGTCTGGGCGGAAGACGAGGAAATCGTCTGCATTCACCCGACTGGCCAGCGCCTGGTCGGCGCCGACGCGATCCGTGACAGCTGGCGCGGCATCTTCGCCAACAATCCGCGCCTGTCGGTGCGACTGAGCCGCGGCGTCCGCTGGAACGGCATGCTGCTGTCGGTACACAGCGTCGTCGAGATGCTGTACATCGGCGACGACCGCAAACCGCACGGCCCGATGCTCGCCACCAACGTCTTCCAGCGTGGCGCCAGCGGCTGGCGGCTGCTGGCGCACCACTCGTCGACCGCGGCCGAGCGCGAAGCCGCCGAGGGCGATGGCAGCGGCGACCGCAACACGCCGCGGACGCTGCATTGA
- the waaF gene encoding lipopolysaccharide heptosyltransferase II: MKALVVAPSWIGDSVLAQPLFTRLHERTPGLQLDALAPRWVAAVLERMPEINRIVDSPFAHGELSLRTRHRIARELAREGYQRAYVLPNSLKSALIPFFADIPERIGFIGESRYGLINRRHTLDKKLLPQMAERFAQLAEEPATPLPRPVPQPRLRTSPAQRIETLAALGVSLPAKLAVFCPGAEYGPAKRWPARHFAALAAALAQRGHAVWLLGSAKDRPVGEEILEHASPGSLPLNLCGATTLAQAIDLLGAASLVVCNDSGLMHVAAALGRRVVAVYGSSSPDFTPPLSATATIISLNLACSPCFKRQCPLGHLDCLQKLEPERVLAACLGGVAA, encoded by the coding sequence ATGAAAGCCCTCGTCGTCGCCCCTTCGTGGATCGGTGACTCGGTACTGGCGCAGCCGCTGTTCACCCGGCTGCACGAGCGCACCCCTGGCCTGCAGCTCGATGCGCTGGCGCCGCGCTGGGTGGCAGCGGTCCTCGAGCGGATGCCCGAGATCAACCGCATCGTCGACAGCCCATTCGCGCATGGCGAACTGTCGCTGCGCACCCGCCACCGCATCGCCCGCGAACTGGCACGCGAGGGCTACCAGCGCGCCTATGTCCTGCCCAACTCGCTCAAGTCGGCCCTGATCCCGTTCTTCGCCGACATCCCCGAGCGTATCGGCTTCATCGGCGAAAGCCGCTACGGATTGATCAACCGCCGCCACACGCTGGACAAGAAGCTGCTGCCGCAGATGGCGGAGCGCTTCGCCCAGCTCGCCGAAGAGCCGGCAACGCCACTGCCTCGACCCGTGCCGCAACCGCGCCTGCGCACCAGCCCGGCGCAGCGCATCGAGACGCTGGCCGCGCTCGGCGTCAGCCTGCCGGCGAAACTCGCGGTCTTCTGTCCGGGTGCCGAATACGGGCCGGCAAAACGCTGGCCGGCGCGACACTTTGCCGCCCTGGCCGCCGCGCTGGCCCAGCGCGGTCATGCCGTCTGGCTGCTCGGGTCGGCCAAGGACAGGCCCGTCGGCGAAGAGATCCTCGAGCATGCCAGCCCCGGCAGCCTGCCGCTCAATCTGTGCGGTGCGACGACGCTGGCACAGGCGATCGACCTCCTCGGTGCCGCCTCGCTGGTCGTCTGCAACGATTCCGGCCTGATGCACGTGGCTGCCGCCCTCGGCCGCCGGGTCGTTGCCGTCTACGGCTCGTCATCACCCGACTTCACGCCGCCGCTGTCGGCAACGGCGACGATCATCAGCCTCAATCTCGCCTGCAGCCCCTGCTTCAAACGGCAGTGTCCGCTCGGCCATCTCGACTGCCTGCAGAAGCTCGAGCCCGAGCGCGTGCTCGCCGCCTGCCTTGGTGGAGTCGCCGCATGA
- a CDS encoding zinc-finger domain-containing protein has translation MSQNDQQKPIAVTANDLPLHCPTKDAPLWARHPRVFLDITHSGEATCPYCSAHYVLQGGLPKGHH, from the coding sequence ATGTCCCAGAACGACCAACAGAAGCCCATCGCGGTCACCGCCAACGACCTGCCGCTGCACTGCCCGACGAAGGACGCACCGCTCTGGGCCAGGCACCCGCGCGTCTTCCTCGACATCACCCACAGTGGCGAGGCCACCTGCCCGTACTGCAGCGCCCACTATGTGCTGCAGGGCGGGCTCCCGAAAGGCCACCACTGA